Proteins from a genomic interval of Lolium perenne isolate Kyuss_39 chromosome 1, Kyuss_2.0, whole genome shotgun sequence:
- the LOC127340308 gene encoding uncharacterized protein translates to MSSSSSSSSDGVEGDFIAAFQEEYEEEMLNEEVVPRRRRRREFIRRDRLGAHDRLFEDYFADDCNYPPSYFRRRYRMRRSLFLRIVARLGEYSPYFTQRNDALNRAGFSLLQKCIVALRLLAYGAAADTIDEWLKLARQTSSYCLDRFCEGIIECYGETFCRRPTVEDTQRLLAKAEEHGFPGMLGSIDCMHWQWRNCPVAHAGQFTRGDVKHPTIILEAVASYDRWIWHAFFGVAGSNNDLNVLNQSPLFTDVLRGEAPVVNFTVNGHEYNYGYYLADGIYPSWPVFMKGVTLPQNEKQRVFTAAHSAHRKDVECAFGVLKARFNILAVPDAPTRGVLLD, encoded by the coding sequence ATGTCTTCGTCCAGCAGCAGTTCGAGCGACGGAGTGGAGGGTGATTTCATCGCTGCATTCCAGGAGGAGTATGAGGAGGAGATGCTCaacgaggaggtggtgccaagaCGTCGACGCCGCCGAGAGTTCATCAGGCGTGATCGTCTGGGTGCCCACGATCGGCTCTTCGAGGACTACTTTGCCGACGACTGCAACTATCCTCCGAGCTACTTTCGGCGAAGGTATCGGATGAGACGATCCCTCTTCCTGCGCATTGTGGCTAGATTGGGTGAATACTCTCCGTATTTCACCCAAAGAAATGATGCTCTCAACCGTGCTGGTTTCTCTCTCCTGCAAAAGTGTATTGTGGCTTTGCGTCTGTTAGCTTATGGAGCCGCTGCAGATACAATAGATGAGTGGCTTaagttagctagacaaacttcatcATATTGTCTAGATAGATTCTGTGAAGGCATCATTGAGTGTTACGGGGAGACGTTTTGCCGTCGCCCTACTGTGGAGGATACTCAGCGGCTGTTAGCGAAAGCCGAGGAGCATGGCTTTCCGGGCATGTTagggagcatcgattgcatgcattggcagtGGAGGAACTGCCCAGTGGCTCATGCCGGTCAATTCACAAGGGGAGACGTCAAACACCCTACCATAATCTTAGAAGCCGTTGCGTCGTATGATCGTTGGATCTGGCATGCCTTTTTTGGAGTGGCCGGGTCCAACAACGACCTCAATGTACTCAACCAGTCGCCGTTGTTCACTGATGTGCTTAGGGGAGAAGCACCCGTAGTGAACTTCACGGTGAATGGACACGAGTACAACTATGGTTACTACCTTGCCGACGGCATCTACCCCTCCTGGCCGGTGTTCATGAAAGGTGTTACTCTTCCACAAAATGAAAAGCAGCGAGTGTTCACTGCTGCTCATTCAGCGCATCGCAAAGATGTCGAGTGTGCCTTTGGAGTGTTGAAGGCTAGGTTCAACATTCTAGCAGTTCCGGACGCTCCTACTCGAGGCGTACTCTTGGATtga
- the LOC127327857 gene encoding uncharacterized protein: MVKLATAREARLYGPALTVRRWEYINAGAYVFGTLLLAAGLAALCASSDRGVRAAGLVVAAAALVIVAAVNAHDLGAHLAGVDCRLGLVRFDPQLALVELLVPALNAAGCVLAVVGVAFLLSQGDGRERHAADTMLAGAVLWLLGSALNSCQVYERADGRAQLLQSSIQVPVLVGSLLFLVAAVLNCRRAREPVERWTMCLCGSVLWVAAALFNVVKVFMLHQSGAPRLEKLRGGAQEWLSRDREGRVPLVWRSAAPPTELR; the protein is encoded by the exons ATGGTGAAGCTGGCGACGGCGAGGGAGGCGCGGCTGTACGGGCCGGCGCTCACGGTGCGGAGGTGGGAGTACATCAACGCCGGCGCGTACGTCTTCGGGACGCTGCTCCTGGCCGCGGGGCTGGCGGCGCTCTGCGCGTCGTCCGATAGAGGCGTCAGGGCAGCGGGGCTCGTGGTGGCCGCCGCCGCGCTCGTGATCGTGGCGGCCGTCAACGCGCACGACCTGGGCGCGCACCTCGCCGGCGTCGACTGCCGCCTCGGGCTCGTCCGGTTCGACCCTCAGCTCGCCCTCGTCGAGCTGCTCGTGCCCGCGCTCAACGCCGCCGGCTGCGTCCTCGCCGTCGTCGGCGTCGCCTTCCTACTCTCCCAG GGCGACGGGCGGGAGCGGCACGCGGCGGACACGATGCTCGCCGGCGCGGTGCTGTGGCTGCTGGGCTCCGCGCTGAACTCGTGCCAGGTGTACGAGCGCGCCGACGGCCGCGCGCAGCTGCTGCAGTCCAGCATCCAGGTCCCCGTGCTCGTCGGcagcctcctcttcctcgtcgccgcCGTCCTCAACTGCCGCCGCGCCCGCGAGCCGGTCGAGAGGTGGACAATGTGCCTGTGCGGGAGCGTGTTGTGGGTGGCGGCCGCCCTGTTCAACGTGGTCAAGGTGTTCATGCTGCACCAGAGCGGCGCGCCGCGGCTCGAGAAGCTCCGCGGCGGCGCACAGGAGTGGCTCAGCCGTGACCGCGAGGGCCGCGTGCCGCTCGTCTGGAGGTCGGCGGCGCCGCCCACCGAGCTGCGCTGA